AATGACCCGCATAGATAAAAGAAATACTATCGCCTGTTACAGGAATATCTCCAGTGCCCGGGTTATCTACCTGAATATACAAACCACTGGGGTCTCTGATGGCTTTTGTATAGGAATAATCTTTTACATATTGCGCCAGCACAGCGTCCTGCTTGCGAATCTGTTCATCTATCTGTAAGCGAAGATAAGTTTCTTTTTCCTGTGGACTCATCACACCCAACACCTTAATGACATAGCGGAAAGGCATTTGCGGATAAATAAACGGCGTAGCCCCTTTTTCAGGCTCTTTGTAGCCCGAGCGTCTTTTTACTGAGTCTTGGTGCATGTAAACGGTCAGGCTGTCGCCTACAGCCACCTGTGCCAATACTTCCTCTATAGCTCCCGGAAATGGCGGTAATAATAACTCCTGTTCAATATAGTCCTTTGGTTCTACCGTTGCATATTGCTCTTTGGGTTTTACCTTATAGGTACTAATAATCGTGTCCCCGTAAGGGCCTATGTAAACATAGCGCAACCAAAGAATATCTTTTAACTGCGGCTTACGGGCTTCGGGATGCCGTTCATGAAAAAGCACGGATGTACCATTGGCAGGCGGTATCATTTCCTGCCGCACTTTCTCTTTTGGCCTGCAAGCATATACCAAAGCAGCAGATAACAGCAGTAAAATGAACATGTTTTTCATAGATAGTCGTTCTAAATTAGGGCGCAAAGGTAGGAAAATTGTAGCACATAAAAAGTACTATTTATCAGATGTACCGCGTAATTGGAGTAATCAAAACAAAAAACCCATCAGGTTTTAAAACCTGATGGGTTTAACAACTTTTAACTTAGTTGTTCGCTACGATAAATTAGCGGCCTTGACCTACTGCAAAGTAAGCACCTGTACCGTAATGTACGTCGCGTACATAAGTTACGCCGGAGAAGGCATCAAAATCAGTCAGGTTATCACCTGAGTTGCCATCTGTCGGAGCAAGAATGCTAAAGTTGCGGAAGAAGCCATCTATAGCATTACCACTGTAAGTAGCAATGATACGACCGTTACGGTTGAAACCGGCAACAGGAACTACATAACCGCTACCACCGGCAGTTACAGTAACACCTGCAATTTTACCACCACCTGTATTGAGTGCACTTCCGATGTTACCACCAAACAGGTTAACTACAGCAGTAGCACCTGTACCTGTAGCAGAGTTGATAGTTACAGAAGGTGGAATGATAAAGCTTTGAGAGCGCAAGTAATCATCTTCGGTAGCAGTAAAGCCTGACAACGGCGTAGTGATATCACCAAACTCAAACCAACGACCAGAAGCAGGACGTGTAGCAGAACCAGCACCTGTAGATGGTGGGAACAGTGATACATTTGATACAGCACCGGTAGCAATAGTAGCAGATACAGCACCGGTGTAAGCTTGGAATGCACGATTCAAAGCCAAGTTCTGACGAGCAGAAGAAAGAGTTACTGTCAAAGGCTCAGTAGTATTCCAACTATTTACAGGAATTGCACCAGCAGCAGCAGGATTGTAAGTAATTGCTTGAATCACACCTGTTGAGTTGAAACGGATATCAAACGCGCCGTTAGAAATAGTGATGTTACCGTTAGCAGGAACAGGAGGACCAATATTGCTCAAAGTAGAGGCATTAGAAGGCTGTTGAGCCAGTGCCAAACCACCACCGGAGATAAACACGTCAGGCACAGCCGCATACTGACCACCGTTTACAATAGTGAATGTCAGAGAAGCAGCTTCCAATCTGGTAGATACATCATTTGCATCCTCACCGTTAGGTACAATTTCAAATGTAATAGGCTGACCTTGTACATAACCTGCACCCTTAGAAGTAATTACCAGACCTACAACGCGGTTAGCATTGTCAAATACAGGATAACCTTCGGCAGGTAAGAATGGAGCTGTTGGAGGAGTACTGAACTTAGCAATGTAAGTATGGTTATCGCGTGCATACTGAGATGTAGCAGCCGCGCTATTGCTAATACGAGCACCTGAACCACCTGCAGGAGTATAACCGGGATAACCATCAGCAAAGATTGAAGCTGCTGTAGAAGGACCCGGAATAAAGCGACCGGCATTTTGAGAAGGTACGTTAAATGCATAGTTGTCAATACCTGTACCTGCCAAATAGCCTTGAGCGGCCAAAGATTGGCTTGAACCGGGGTTGTTAATAGTGATACCCAAGTTAGCAATAGGATCTCCGGGAGCAATACCAAGCACTGTAGCAGCATCACCACCACCTGACAAGGTAATCTCAGCTACTAAACCTTGGTTAGCAAGAGCATTAGCAGACAATACTGAAACGTTGATGTTAGGAAGAACACCGGCATTGGCAAGCGTAGTTGCAGTGGCACCTGAGAAAGAAGCAGTAGGCACGAATACATAAGGCTGGGTACCCGGAGATACTACATTTGAACCTGTACCAT
This window of the Rhodoflexus caldus genome carries:
- a CDS encoding FKBP-type peptidyl-prolyl cis-trans isomerase, which gives rise to MKNMFILLLLSAALVYACRPKEKVRQEMIPPANGTSVLFHERHPEARKPQLKDILWLRYVYIGPYGDTIISTYKVKPKEQYATVEPKDYIEQELLLPPFPGAIEEVLAQVAVGDSLTVYMHQDSVKRRSGYKEPEKGATPFIYPQMPFRYVIKVLGVMSPQEKETYLRLQIDEQIRKQDAVLAQYVKDYSYTKAIRDPSGLYIQVDNPGTGDIPVTGDSISFIYAGHFLNQQFFDSMDKPQGFKLGINRLIPAWEIAFSKYLRKGAKATLFVPSHLAFGHQGKDKIPPFTPLVFRMQVVDIIKAKDLPKYRKSK